The window AGGCGCGCTGCAGTACGTGGGAAACCCCGAACTGATATCGCGCACGCACTTCGCGCGCCACCTGGTGGATGCCGGTGTGTGCCCCGACACCAACAGCGTGTTCCGCAAGTACCTCACCGAGGGCAAGCCGGGTTACGTGCCGCACCGCTGGGCCGCGCTGGGCGACGCGGTGCGCTGGATCACTCAGGCCGGCGGCGCCGCGGTCATCGCCCACCCGGGCCGCTACAAGTTCACCCCCACGGAGGAGTACGCCCTGTTCAGCGAATTCGTGGCCCACGGCGGGCGCGGCGTGGAAGTGGTGACGGGCAGCCACACCACCGCGGAGTACGAGAAGTATGCCGACATGGCGGTGGAGTTCGACCTGCTGGCCTCGCGCGGCAGCGATTTCCATGCCCCGGAGGAAAGCCGCACCGACCTCGGCGCACTGCCGTGGCTGCCGGGTCGACTGACGCCCGTGTGGGAAGCGATTGCCGATCGGGTGCAGCGGCCGTGAGCAACGACCGCGCGGCAGCCGGACACGCCGGCTGAGCCAACCATGTCGCAGTACTTCGAGGTCCATCCCGACAACCCGCAGCCGCGCCTGCTGAAGCAGGCGGTGCAGATCCTGCACGGCGGCGGCATCGCGGCGATCCCCACCGACTCCAGCTACGCGCTGGTGTGCCACCTGGACGACAAGGCCGCCGCCGAGTCGCTGCGCCGCATCCGCGGCGTCGACGACAAGCACCACCTGACGCTGCTGTGCCGCGACCTCAGCGAACTGGCGAACTACGCGCGCGTCGACAACCGCCAGTACCGGCTGCTCAAGCTTGGCACGCCCGGCCCCTATACCTTCATCCTCGAGGCGACCAAGGAGGTGCCGCGGCGCGTCTCGCATCCGTCGCGCCGCACGATCGGGCTGCGCGTACCCGAACATGCGGTGACCCAGGCGCTGCTGGAACTGCTGGGCCAGCCGCTGCTGGCCACCACCCTGATCCCGCCGAACGAGGCCGAGGCACTCAACGACCCGCACGAGATCCGGCAACGCTTCGAGAAGCAGCTGCAGGCCATCGTCGATGCCGGTGCCTGCCCAATGCAGCCGACGACGGTGATCGACCTGAGCGGCGACGAGACGGTGCTGGTGCGGCGAGGAAGCGGCGATCCGGTCGCGCTGGGCTTGGCCGGCTGACGCCGCCGATCACCAAGCGCTCGGCGAGGCCCGCGGCTCCTCTGCTCCGCCCACGAACACCTGCCGGAACATCGGCACGAGCAGGCGGTTGCCGAACTCGCTGAGGTGATGCCGGTCGGTATACAGCGGCCGCCCGTTCAGCGATCCGCGGCAGAGCCCGTCAGGGCAGAGGTAGGGCACCGGGTCGAGCAGGTGGATGCCGCAGCGCGCGCTGGCGGCTTGCATCCAACCGATCACCTGGGCGTTATGTTGCCGGTAGTCGCCGACCGGCAGGGTCATGTCGGGCGCATGTGGATCGCGCATCAGGCGAAGCGCCATCGTGCGCGGCACGTGCTCCGCGAACTCGGGGAACGGCAGCGTGACGTAGACCGGGCGCCGACGGGCGAGCGCACACATCGTGGCCTCGAAGCGCTGGCGATAGCCGTCGATGTTGAACGGCTGTGGGTCGGCGCCGGACGCGTCTCGCCCCGCGAACTTCAGGCCCGACGCGTCGAGGTAGCTGCTCCAGTAGTTGGTCACGACCAGAGGAACCGGCGACTCAGTTCCCTCGGTCAGCGGGTCGAGATAGGTCCGGTTGAAATCGAAGCACTTGAGCTCCGAGTGCGCCCCGTAGGTCACGCCCTGCACCGTCGGGCAACTGGCGTAGCCCTGGAACTGGACGCCCCCCGCGCTTCGGCCGCCAGCGGGTGCTGCCGCTGCCAGCGCGGTGGCGATGGCCAGCGCATGGCTGTCGCCGATCAGCAGGACGCGTGCGGGACCGTCGAAGCCGATCCGGCACGGCGGCAGGGCCGGACCGAAGGTCGAGAAGCATCGGGGGCCGTAGGGATCGCCATCGGTCGCTTCGCGGTCGGCGATCTGAACCGTGTCGCTGAAGCGCCACGGCGCACCCTGCAGCTTCCACACGCCCGCGCCGAGCAGCGCGATCGCCAGCGAGGCCGCGCCGAACTGCAGGACATCCCGTCGCAGCAGTCCACCG is drawn from Methylibium petroleiphilum PM1 and contains these coding sequences:
- a CDS encoding 3',5'-nucleoside bisphosphate phosphatase — encoded protein: MSIALLNADLHCHSNVSDGTLEPEALAARAQTNGVELWALTDHDEVGGQRRARDAALALGLPYLTGTEISVSFAGVTVHIVGLGFEADDAALVAGLAATRGGREARAREMAASLAQAGITGAYEGALQYVGNPELISRTHFARHLVDAGVCPDTNSVFRKYLTEGKPGYVPHRWAALGDAVRWITQAGGAAVIAHPGRYKFTPTEEYALFSEFVAHGGRGVEVVTGSHTTAEYEKYADMAVEFDLLASRGSDFHAPEESRTDLGALPWLPGRLTPVWEAIADRVQRP
- a CDS encoding L-threonylcarbamoyladenylate synthase, giving the protein MSQYFEVHPDNPQPRLLKQAVQILHGGGIAAIPTDSSYALVCHLDDKAAAESLRRIRGVDDKHHLTLLCRDLSELANYARVDNRQYRLLKLGTPGPYTFILEATKEVPRRVSHPSRRTIGLRVPEHAVTQALLELLGQPLLATTLIPPNEAEALNDPHEIRQRFEKQLQAIVDAGACPMQPTTVIDLSGDETVLVRRGSGDPVALGLAG